The following proteins are co-located in the Seriola aureovittata isolate HTS-2021-v1 ecotype China chromosome 7, ASM2101889v1, whole genome shotgun sequence genome:
- the LOC130172944 gene encoding alpha-N-acetylgalactosaminidase-like: protein MGPLAVTRLLVLVSLTVALDNGLLRTPPMGWMAWERFRCDVDCKDDPENCISEGLFRDMADRLAEDGWKELGYDYVIIDDCWMSRLRDKVGRLQPEPSRFPGGIAKLARYVHDRGLKLGIYADMGYLTCMGFPGTTLDKIEIDAQTFASWGVDYLKFDGCNSNPVEQMLGYPLMSKALNATGRPMVYSCSWPVYMGGLPPSVNYSLLGEICHLWRNYDDIQDSWDSVQGIINWFSNNQDDLQPAAGPGRWNDPDMLIIGNFGLSVDQARSQMALWAIMAAPLIMSNDLRNLDNSARAILQNKVAIAINQDPLGIQGRRLLQEKSRVQVYWRPLSHSASSLVFLSLRTDMPFLYHCSLDKLNYEAGNYEAYDVFTDSTVTGLNVTTEFTVSINPSGVVMWYVYPRSSQADTVHRRVSESRVHPAGPDRRSVL, encoded by the exons ATGGGGCCTCTGGCAGTGACTCggctcctggtcctggtctcgCTGACTGTGGCACTGGATAATGGACTGCTGAGGACTCCACCAATGGGATGGATGGCCTGGGAACGCTTTCGCTGTGACGTGGACTGTAAGGACGACCCAGAGAACTGCATCAG TGAGGGTCTGTTCAGAGACATGGCTGACCGGCTGGCTGAGGACGGCTGGAAGGAGCTGGGTTATGATTATGTGATCATAGACGACTGCTGGATGTCCAGGCTGAGAGACAAAGTGGGGAGACTGCAGCCTGAACCCTCCAG GTTCCCAGGGGGCATTGCAAAACTGGCCAGGTACGTCCACGACCGTGGACTGAAGTTGGGCATCTATGCAGACATGGGCTATCTCACATGCATGGGATTCCCTGGGACCACACTGGACAAGATTGAGATTGATGCCCAGACCTTTGCCAGTTGGGGGGTGGACTACCTGAAGTTTGACGGCTGTAACTCTAATCCTGTGGAACAGATGCTGG GTTATCCTCTGATGTCAAAGGCTTTGAATGCTACAGGCAGACCAATGGTCTACTCCTGCAGCTGGCCCGTCTACATGGGAGGACTTCCCCCTAGT GTGAACTACTCTCTGCTGGGGGAGATCTGTCACCTGTGGAGGAACTACGATGATATCCAGGACTCCTGGGACAGTGTGCAGGGAATCATCAACTGGTTCTCCAACAACCAGGATGATCTGCAGCCGGCAGCAGGACCCGGGCGGTGGAATGACCCTGACATG CTGATCATCGGTAACTTCGGCCTCAGCGTGGACCAGGCTCGCTCTCAGATGGCTCTGTGGGCCATCATGGCGGCGCCTCTGATCATGTCTAATGACCTGCGAAATCTGGACAACAGTGCGAGGGCCATCCTGCAGAACAAAGTGGCCATCGCCATCAACCAGGACCCCCTGGGTATCCAGGGACGACGCCTGCTGCAG gagaAGAGTCGTGTTCAGGTGTACTGGAGGCCTCTGTCTCACTCAGCCAGCAGCCTTGTGTTCCTGAGCCTGAGGACAGACATGCCGTTCCTCTACCACTGCTCTCTGGATAAACTCAACTATGAAGCTGGAAACTATGAG GCCTACGACGTGTTCACTGACTCCACGGTGACGGGGCTGAATGTCACCACAGAGTTCACGGTCTCCATCAACCCCTCAGGTGTAGTCATGTGGTACGTCTACCCACGGTCATCACAGGCTGACACGGTCCACAGGAGGGtctcagagtccagagtccaccCAGCTGGACCTGATCGTCGCTCAGTGTTATGA
- the LOC130172131 gene encoding uncharacterized protein LOC130172131 has translation MFDHSVLHSLRTQVWRSGTGLQEEDSSVYSSSQNNMAQTRLARGPLKEAAVGFALGVVGGCILGATEDPVDQTMSVMTAPELLKPVMEEVRTVGALGLGTLIGATALTTAMTSVVAGVILAAVVASVFVVTRTCGPSHTHSAGLWASAGLAGAFGTTLSGATLGVTVEWIVKNYGMVGLLWALSIFTVLKPPLHFVFKVLWKQGEACCTLGSVVWAKEREEIEITEAQQRQRVAVQVEQRILTLEKGGRRGGAEDMTTWASERRQREELERRRMESEEAEMEQRTIQDWINTVVVKHVDFLAFSGIPMTVVAIVTSGFGMFGYGSHQSVLIVLLALVGVIAYLLLNSPDFKFWMLVGCMGMLATFVIAMLTLHAEQVVVTTAMRMHAAGQNQSKEIISTRMNHQASLEALNAAFFVAKLCQLGLGATVGGPLVRRAAGEVTVIVGAALVSGGLLALVEVLAPALGEGGKAGALLGVVGAAGVSVGAASATAGRWSSWSGTLGTVAGLVTGALVIGKWHIVNIGLQVPVAYVFAMTNPF, from the exons ATGTTCGATCACAGTGTGCTGCACTCACTCAGGACACAGGTCTGGAGAAGTGGGACAGGACTCCAGGAGGAGGATTCTTCAGTCTACAGCTCGTCACAGAACAACATGGCACAGACTAGACTGG CCAGGGGCCCTTTAAAGGAGGCAGCTGTGGGCTTTGCACTGGGAGTTGTGGGAGGCTGCATACTGGGAGCCACAGAGGACCCAGTGGACCAGACCATGTCAGTGATGACTGCACCAGAACTACTGAAACCAGTGATGGAGGAGGTCCGGACAGTGGGAGCTCTGGGGCTGGGGACCCTGATCGGAGCCACAGCTCTGACCACGGCGATGACCTCGGTCGTAGCTGGAGTGATTCTGGCAGCAGTTGTAGCTTCAGTGTTCGTGGTCACGAGGACCTGCggcccctcccacacacactccgcTGGGCTGTGGGCATCAGCAGGACTGGCCGGGGCCTTCGGGACCACTCTCAGCGGGGCCACGCTCGGGGTAACCGTGGAATGGATTGTGAAGAATTATGGGATGGTGGGCCTTCTGTGGGCGCTGAGCATCTTCACTGTGCTCAAACCACCGCTGCACTTTGTCTTTAAAGTTCTGTGGAAGCAAGGGGAGGCCTGTTGCACTCTGGGATCTGTAGTCTGGGCcaaggagagggaagagataGAGATTACAGAGgctcagcagagacagagagtggcGGTGCAGGTAGAGCAGAGGATCCTGACGCTGGAGAAGGGAGGCAGACGGGGGGGGGCGGAGGACATGACGACGTGGGCGTCTGAGCGAAGGCAGAGGGAGGAGctagagaggaggaggatggagagtgaggaggcagagatggagCAGAGAACCATCCAGGACTGGATCAACACCGTGGTGGTCAAACATGTGGACTTCTTAGCTTTCTCGGGGATACCGATGACAGTGGTTGCCATAGTAACATCAGGGTTTGGGATGTTTGGTTATGGAAGCCACCAGTCTGTGCTCATAGTGCTCCTGGCTCTGGTCGGAGTCATCGCGTACTTACTCCTGAACTCTCCGGACTTTAAGTTCTGGATGTTGGTGGGATGCATGGGAATGCTGGCGACGTTCGTCATCGCCATGCTCACCCTGCATGCCGAGCAGGTTGTTGTGACAACGGCCATGAGGATGCATGCGGCGGGGCAGAATCAGTCCAAAGAAATCATCAGCACTCGTATGAACCACCAGGCGTCCCTGGAGGCCCTGAATGCTGCTTTCTTTGTGGCAAAACTGTGTCAGCTGGGGTTAGGGGCCACCGTGGGGGGGCCGCTGGTGAGGCGAGCTGCTGGAGAGGTGACAGTCATAGTAGGGGCAGCTTTAGTGTCAGGGGGGTTactggccttggtggaggtttTAGCCCCAGCTctgggagaaggagggaaagcTGGGGCCCTGCTGGGGGTGGTGGGGGCGGCGGGGGTGTCGGTGGGTGCGGCCTCAGCCACGGCAGGAAGGTGGTCCTCGTGGTCAGGAACTCTGGGAACGGTAGCAGGTCTGGTGACTGGAGCATTAGTGATAGGAAAATGGCACATTGTCAACATCGGGCTGCAGGTTCCTGTGGCGTACGTGTTCGCCATGACCAATCCATTCTAA